CGACCTCGACCTGCAGGTCTTCGCGCGATCCGAAGTGCGCGAACACGCCGCTCTTGCTCATCTGCATGCGCTCGGCCAGCAGGCCGATCGTCAGCCCCTCCAGCCCGTCACGGCTGGCGAGGTCCAAAGCAGCTTCAAGTATCGCGGCACGCGTCTGTTCGCCTTTTCGCATAGCTATTTCTGTAACCGTTCGGGGGTTCGAATAAAATCGAACGGCCGTACTATTATTGAGTGCGGCCGCTCGCGAAACAAGGAAATTATTAGAAACCGGTGTCTAACCGAGCCGCTATTTTGCGCGATTCCGGCGGGACCGGAGCGGCTTTTCCGCACGAACGTGCGGACAGATTTTTGAAGCGGATACTTAGTCGGCGTCAGTCGTAACCGCCGACCGTCAGCGCCTTCATCACGACGCGGTACGTGGTGTACGCGAGCCAGTTCAGCAGCCGTTCGATGCGCGGGCGGGCGGCATAGTGCGCGGCGTCGATCTCCCGCCCTTCGGCAAACGCGGTGGCGATCGCGTCGCGCAACTGGTTCGTCACTGCATCGTAGCGCACCAGCACGACGTTCGCTTCATTGTTCAGCATCAGGCTCAGCGCGTCCAGATTCGACGAGCCGACCGTCGCCCAGTTGTCGTCGATCACGGCGACCTTGCCGTGCAGGATCGTCTTGTCGTATTCGGCCACGCGCACGCCCGCGCGCAACAGCGAGTGATACAGGAACGGCACGGCCGTATCGAGCGCCGTGAACTCCTTGCGGCCGATCAGCACCTGCACGTCGACGCCGCGCCGTGCCGCGCCCGTCAGCGCGCGGCGCAGCTTGCGGCCCGGCATGAAGTACGGATTCGCGAGCAGGATGCGCTGGCGCGCCTGGCCGATCGCCGCGAGATACGCCTTTTCGATCGCGCGGCGGTTCACGACGTTGTCGCGCGCGACGAACGCGACGCTCGGCTCCGTCACGACCCGCAGCGCGCCGGCCTTGACCCACCGGTGGCTGCGCATCCAGCGCCGGAACATGTCGGGGAACGCTTCGCCGCCGTGCAGTCCGGCCGCGTACTGCGCATACGGCTTGTGGCCGAACTGGATCCGGTGCCACTGCAGCTCGAACGCGGCGCGCACGTCGGACACCGCGGGCCCGGCCATCTCGACCGCGAAAT
This DNA window, taken from Burkholderia cenocepacia, encodes the following:
- the clsB gene encoding cardiolipin synthase ClsB; amino-acid sequence: MNAETRKRFAQLRQMFLQERGSASRLAFTAGNTVRLCETGGEFFHALIERIDAAREQVMLETYIFCDDEAGRPVSDALIRAAQRGVRVRVITDGIGTARLPLFDTWAEAGVEHCIYNRFLFGRFGFSRTHRKLAVIDQTAAFCGGINIVDDYTQGSATLPFPRWDFAVEMAGPAVSDVRAAFELQWHRIQFGHKPYAQYAAGLHGGEAFPDMFRRWMRSHRWVKAGALRVVTEPSVAFVARDNVVNRRAIEKAYLAAIGQARQRILLANPYFMPGRKLRRALTGAARRGVDVQVLIGRKEFTALDTAVPFLYHSLLRAGVRVAEYDKTILHGKVAVIDDNWATVGSSNLDALSLMLNNEANVVLVRYDAVTNQLRDAIATAFAEGREIDAAHYAARPRIERLLNWLAYTTYRVVMKALTVGGYD